From Acidimicrobiales bacterium:
TCGTCGCCAAGCCGGGAAACCGGCCGTTGTTCTGGTTCCACAGGGCCCCCCGATCGACCTACCCGATCCGGAGGAACCGCTCACATTGACCGACATGACAGGGCCGGCCCCGAAGGGCCGGCCCCGTCGAACCGGTCGCGAGCAGCAACGGCTGCTAGGAGCTGGTGGGCGCCGAGCAGCTGCTGGCGTAGGCGCAGTCGTTGAAGCCGTCGGTGTCGGTGTCGGGCGCCGACGGGGTCGCCAGGGGGTTGCCGCTGGAGTCGATCAGCTGCAGCTCCTCGGACGCCTTCAGCCCGGCGGGGGCGTTGTTCGCCTTGGCCAGGTCGATGTTGACGCTCGACAGGTTGGGCAGGGGCCCGACGCCGGTCCCCGAGGTGCCCACCACGACGGGCGTCTCCTCGATCCACTCTGCGGTGGCGTGGGTCGAGCTGTAGGGAGTCGTCATGGTGAAGGTCTGGCCGGACGTGACGTTCTTCAGCGTGATCGTCCACACATTCGAGTTGGCCACCGCCTCGCCGATGTCGACATGGATGTGATCGCCTGCCTTCACCCCGACGGTGCTGATGGTGACGCTGGTCGCCGGGATCAGCTCCCACCAGGCCGAATATGAGGCGACGCCCTGTGCGCTCACGTCCTGCTCGGTGCCGGCCTGGATGAGCGTCGAGTCGGTCGTGGAACAAGACGCGTCGATGCACCCGCCGCCGATGCCGACCCAGGTCGACGAGAACTCGGCCTCTCCGGCCTTGTGGTTCGTCGCCGTCGGAACTGTCCAGTCCCCGGCCACCTCGTTGAACAGCTTGCTCCCCTGCTCGAGGGTGCCCTGGTTGTTGCCCGACCAGTTGTTCGACTTGTTTGCTCCGACTGATAGGAGCGGCCGGTGCGAGACCGCCTGTACGGCGGCGCCCGCGGATGGGGCGAGCATGACGGGAGCGAGCGCGAGCGTGACCGCTAAGGGGACGAGGCGGCGCATCATCAACCTCCTGAGAGTCGGGCGCCGCACCGTTCTCGGTCGAAATGCCCGTATCCTCCCGAAACGAGGCAAGTTCCCTCGAACGGGGGATCCAGGGCGTGTTCCCAACCCCTCTCTGTCCTCTCCGCCCGTGGACGATCGGATCGTCGGGGACTAGGCTCCCTCGTGCTGGGAGGTGGACTATGCCAGCGTGGATAGCAACTTGGGCGATCAACGAGGTGCCGGGCGGCTGCGAGGTCATCCGGGACGGGCGGCCCGTGGGGATCGAAAGCTGCGACGACGTGGACGAGGCCGTCGACCGGATTCGCCGCCATCGCCTGTACGAGGCCCGGGATCACATCGTTCGGAGAAGCGGTGGCCAGGAGGAAGAGGTGGATCTCAGCGCCTCTCACTCACTCTCGGCCGGCTGATCTTGATTCCCTAATACCTCGATCGAGGACCTGACCGCCAGCTCAGCTGCGCGCTCGCTTGCTGTCGGCCTGATTGGGCCCCTACGGGCCCGCAGGCAGAGCGTCTGTCAAGGCCACGCTTGCCTCCTCGCGCCTTGGCCGTGGGAAACAATCGCGTCATAAAGGAAATGACGTTTAGCCATCCTCATGTCGATTAACGATTTATCTGTCAGGTACATGACATATCGTCAGCGGCGTCAAGCGGCGATAAAACGCAAAATCCGTCCCCCCGAATTCCGGAAAGTGCGGCCTAGCTGGCGGGGACGAGAATCCCGAACGTTGTCGCTGCGGTGGGGGCCTGCCACCCACGAGAAGAAATGGATTGCTTCGGCGACCAGATGGGGTCTGACGAGCCGTGATCTGGTTCTGGCGTGGACTCGTCATTGGGACATGGTGCCGTATACCCCCCTCAGGGCATCGCGGTAATCATCGGCACGTGAGCGCATACCCGCACG
This genomic window contains:
- a CDS encoding G1 family glutamic endopeptidase; translation: MLAPSAGAAVQAVSHRPLLSVGANKSNNWSGNNQGTLEQGSKLFNEVAGDWTVPTATNHKAGEAEFSSTWVGIGGGCIDASCSTTDSTLIQAGTEQDVSAQGVASYSAWWELIPATSVTISTVGVKAGDHIHVDIGEAVANSNVWTITLKNVTSGQTFTMTTPYSSTHATAEWIEETPVVVGTSGTGVGPLPNLSSVNIDLAKANNAPAGLKASEELQLIDSSGNPLATPSAPDTDTDGFNDCAYASSCSAPTSS